From the genome of Ananas comosus cultivar F153 linkage group 16, ASM154086v1, whole genome shotgun sequence, one region includes:
- the LOC109722306 gene encoding carbon catabolite repressor protein 4 homolog 6 — MRFAPPSLHSIADSTANAAMSSSSRFRARGRDSWRRGYSDRAPPPPPPAAAEGGGGEGGAFVSGDSHIRAVRDVNYELRRGNGGGVRPPPYRPPPPWSGPPPPPPYGAPPPGHGPTARYYGPPMGLGPPPPHPPPGFGPPPLPYGSFPPGYGAFPPSISHPPPLYGPPQVGRPQMPQPRLADYRREWRFAPLQPPPQSERFVVLSYNILADYLARDHQSKLYFHIPGFILDWEWRKKRILFEFGLWAPDIICLQEVDKFHDLQEELAIRGYNGLWKMRTGNAVDGCAVFWRTNRFQLRYEGQIEFSELGLRDNVAQICVLESVNKGLVGSKSESILESSDQSRQANHLVICNIHVLYNPKRGEIKLGQVRTLFERAYTVSKMWNDAPVIICGDFNCTPKSPLYNFISEQKLNLAGLARNDISGQHSSYISQRRIYPSSNLSNSRPPTDNSNDKEISAGGGTDNCNNLKPQVEMENASLTEMTDPFQKDEAELSNGQPTESNSDEHYFEVSSNSELEEKAISSIPTMEPDKTNSDLCFSPKNGEYHQFIYPLEAVDSTTTLRGAKKDSTGSEIPNELSTGSEIPNELATPSWTSASQSSNVSSSFNTVPNNPTDGQLYPQDIIEKTSSNLAVEKEKEVPIKEEPIMLQRIICEDNKLELSDSGDLLMKFSDLSVGDENKTKIEDPSSSGCHGTFSLLDDLKTVQDNAVLNDPKQLDYDETCEPSGSNNISGSDENSDPNFFKELLGSEEDTLHDSSFVEIQGDTLHDTCPSGADRERHIYNPYFWTPMEIKAASGNEECTSIKHRLKLRSTYTDVEDYAGTKDSSREPQVTSYNTQFMGTVDYIWCTEDLQTVKVLDTIPTHILQQTSGFPTKKWGSDHIALVCQLAFTNGVSTK, encoded by the exons GAACTACGAGCTCCGGCGGGGCAACGGCGGCGGCGTACGGCCGCCGCCGtatcgccctcctccgccgtggtcgggtcctccgccgccgccaccctaCGGTGCTCCGCCTCCCGGGCATGGTCCTACTGCGCGGTATTATGGTCCTCCAATGGGACTAGGCCCTCcgcctcctcatcctcctcctggATTTGGTCCTCCGCCGCTACCCTACGGCTCTTTTCCGCCTGGTTATGGAGCCTTTCCGCCGAGCATTAGTCATCCTCCACCGTTGTACGGTCCACCTCAGGTGGGCAGGCCCCAGATGCCGCAGCCTAGGCTTGCAGATTATCGCCGCGAGTGGAGATTCGCTCCTTTGCAGCCGCCACCTCAATCTG AGCGGTTTGTAGTACTGTCCTACAACATTCTTGCTGACTACCTAGCTAGAGACCATCAGTCCAAACTTTACTTTCATATACCtggttttattttggattgGGAGTGGCGAAAGAAAAGGATACTGTTCGAGTTTGGATTGTGGGCTCCTGACATAATCTGTCTTCAG GAGGTCGACAAATTTCATGATCTACAAGAAGAATTGGCTATCCGAGGATATAATGGTTTATGGAAG ATGCGCACAGGAAATGCTGTTGATGGATGTGCTGTCTTTTGGCGAACAAATAG GTTCCAATTGCGGTATGAAGGGCAAATTGAATTTAGTGAACTTGGACTTCGAGATAATGTTGCTCAGATTTGTGTTTTGGAG TCAGTGAATAAAGGCCTTGTTGGAAGCAAGTCTGAATCTATTCTTGAGAG CTCTGATCAATCAAGACAAGCTAACCACCTTGTTATATGTAACATTCATGTTCTTTACAATCCGAAGAGGGGAGAAATCAAACTTGGTCAG GTAAGGACTCTCTTTGAGCGAGCTTATACAGTTTCTAAGATGTGGAATGATGCTCCAGTTATTATTTGTGGTGATTTCAACTGTACACCTAAG AGCCCGCTGTACAATTTCATATCAGAGCAAAag TTAAACTTGGCTGGACTTGCTCGCAATGATATATCTGGACAACATTCTTCTTATATTAGTCAACGAAGAATATATCCTAGCTCTAATTTGTCCAA CTCTCGTCCGCCAACTGATAATTCCAATGACAAAGAAATAAGTGCTGGGGGAGGTACCGacaattgcaataatttaaaaccTCAAGTTGAGATGGAAAATGCAAGTTTGACAGAAATGACCGATCCCTTTCAAAAAGATGAAGCTGAGTTATCAAATGGTCAACCTACGGAGTCTAATTCGGATGAACATTACTTTGAAGTTTCATCCAACAGCGAGCTTGAAGAAAAAGCCATTTCATCTATTCCAACTATGGAACCCGATAAAACTAATTCTGATTTGTGTTTTTCTCCAAAGAACGGTGAATACCACCAATTCATTTATCCATTGGAAGCTGTAGATAGCACTACAACTTTAAGAGGTGCAAAGAAAGACTCAACTGGTAGTGAAATACCAAACGAACTTTCAACTGGTAGTGAAATACCAAACGAACTTGCCACTCCCTCTTGGACTTCAGCTTCCCAAAGCAGCAATGTCAGTTCTTCATTCAACACGGTACCAAACAACCCTACTGATGGTCAGTTATATCCTCAAGATATCATAGAGAAGACATCAAGCAATTTAGCTgttgagaaggaaaaggaagtaCCCATAAAGGAAGAACCCATTATGTTACAACGAATAATTTGCGAAGATAACAAATTAGAGTTATCTGATTCTGGTGATTTACTGATGAAGTTTTCCGATCTATCTGTTGGGGACGAGAACAAGACTAAAATAGAGGATCCAAGCTCCTCTGGATGCCATGGCACTTTCTCATTGTTGGACGATTTGAAGACTGTTCAAGATAATGCTGTTCTGAATGATCCTAAACAATTGGATTATGACGAAACCTGTGAACCTTCTGGAAGTAACAATATATCTGGTTCAGATGAGAATTCTGATCCAAACTTTTTTAAAGAGCTTCTTGGATCTGAGGAAGATACCTTACATGATTCATCATTTGTTGAGATTCAGGGAGATACCTTACATGATACATGCCCCTCTGGCGCTGATCGAGAGAGGCATATTTATAACCCTTACTTCTGGACCCCAATGGAAATTAAAGCTGCATCTGGAAATGAAGAATGTACCTCGATCAAACACAGGTTGAAGTTACGGAGCACATATACAGATGTTGAG GATTATGCTGGGACAAAAGATTCCAGTAGAGAACCCCAAGTCACTAGCTATAACACACAATTCATGGGCACCGTCGATTATATATG GTGTACGGAAGATCTGCAAACCGTTAAAGTACTCGACACAATCCCCACACATATTTTGCAGCAAACGAGCGGTTTCCCTACCAAG AAATGGGGAAGTGATCACATTGCCTTGGTATGTCAGTTGGCATTTACAAACGGTGTCTCGACCAAGTAG
- the LOC109722291 gene encoding structural maintenance of chromosomes protein 3, translating to MYIKKVIIEGFKSYKEEVSTDPFSPKVNCVVGANGSGKTNFFHAIRFVLSDLFQNLRSEDRHALLHEGAGHQVVSAFVEIVFDNSDNRIPVDKEEVRLRRTIALKKDEYFLDGKHVTKTEVMNLLESAGFSRSNPYYVVQQGKIASLTLMKDSERLDLLKEIGGTRVYEERRRESLKIMQETGNKRKQIDQVVQYLEERLRELDEEKEELRKYQQLDKQRRSLEYTILDHELNDARKDLAEIDENRKKISEKMSSADNEVVDVREKIKSLEKEIKGSAKGMHDLREKKEGIEKKRTEALKVHAQVELDLRDVEERISGEVRAKDEAAKQLESLRREIQESRDELNSIRPVHQAKVAKEEEIAKSIMDREKQLSILYQKQGRATQFASKAARDKWLQKEIDDLERVLSSNMKQEALLQDEIQKLKDEEHKLEKYIEDRRGKATEIESFITKGQEEYSSLRRQRDELQDIRKSLWKEETELSADIDRLKSDLLKAQKSLDHATPGDTRRGLNSVNRIIKDHNIKGVFGPVLELVECEEKFFTAVEVTAGNSLFHVVVETDDISTKIIRYLTAEKGGRVTFIPLNRVKGPEMNYPQSPDVVPLLKKLKYRSDYAPAFMQVFGRTVICRDLDVATKVARNNSLDCITLEGDQVSRKGGMTGGFYDFRRSKLKFVKIVRENKTSIHKKTVELEEIGKKLKEIDQEITKLVTRQQQMDADRDHEKSELEQLKTDIAGAFKQRQSITKSLEKKGKLLANVRNQIDQIRSGIALKQAEMGTELIDQLTPEERNLLSRLNPEITELKEMLLSCKTNRIEIETRKEELETNLSTNLVRRQQELEAIILSADSKTVIVEAESKRQEVKNSKSTVDELTQQLKAGVEAINSLTKKTDAIKKQKEELKSLEAKLERILQDGARDLDQLMNSRSMHITKQEECMKKIRDLGSLPSDAFETYKRKSKKQLQKLLYECNEQLKQFSHVNKKALDQYVNFTEQREQLQRRRAELDAGDQKIRELISVLDQRKDESIERTFKGVARHFREVFAELVQGGHGYLVMMKKKDGEAGDDDRDEDGPREPDPEGRVEKYIGVKVKVSFTGQGETQSMKQLSGGQKTVVALTLIFAIQRCDPAPFYLFDEIDAALDPQYRTAVGNMIRRLADMANTQFITTTFRPELVKVADKIYGVTHKNRVSHVNVVSKEEALDFIEHEQTNNN from the exons ATGTATATAAAGAAG GTTATAATTGAAGGGTTTAAGAGCTACAAAGAAGAAGTTTCTACAGACCCCTTCAGCCCCAAAGTAAATTGCGTTG TTGGCGCCAATGGATCCGGAAAAACGAACTTTTTCCATG CTATAAGATTTGTCCTCAGcgatctatttcaaaatttgcgCAGCGAAGATAGGCATGCCCTTCTCCAT GAAGGTGCCGGACATCAAGTTGTGTCTGCTTTTGTTGAGATAGTGTTCGACAATTCGGACAATCGCATTCCA GTTGATAAGGAGGAGGTGCGCTTGCGCCGTACAATTGCATTGAAAAAGGATGAGTATTTCTTGGATGGAAAGCATGTCAC CAAAACTGAAGTTATGAATTTGCTGGAAAGTGCTGGTTTCTCTCGCTCGAATCCATACTATGTCGTCCAGCAGGGGAAG ATAGCATCCCTTACCTTAATGAAGGACTCTGAGCGTCTAGATCTTCTTAAGGAGATTGGTGGGACCCGTGTTTATGAAGAAAGACGGCGTGAGAGCTTGAAAATAATGCAAGAAACTG GTAATAAGAGAAAGCAGATAGATCAAGTTGTTCAGTACTTGGAAGAGCGATTAAGGGAACTGGACGAAGAGAAAGAAGAACTGAGGAAGTATCAGCAGCTGGACAAGCAGCGAAGGTCTCTGGAGTATACCATTTTGGACCATGAATTAAATGATGCTAGGAAGGATTTGGCAGAG ATAGATGAGAACAGGAAAAAAATTTCTGAGAAGATGTCTAGTGCCGACAATGAAGTGGTGGATGTTCGTGAAAAGATTAAATCGTTGGAGAAGGAAATCAAAGGCTCAGCGAAAGGCATGCATGAtttaagagaaaagaaagaggggaTCGAGAAGAAACGAACTGAGGCATTAAAAGTGCATGCACAGGTTGAGCTGGACTTGAGAGATGTAGAAGAAAGAATTTCAGGGGAAGTCCGAGCAAAG GATGAAGCTGCAAAGCAGTTGGAGAGCTTGAGGAGAGAGATTCAAGAATCCAGGGATGAACTTAATTCAATCCGGCCAGTGCACCAGGCAAAAGTGGCTAAAGAGGAGGAAATAGCTAAGAG CATAATGGATCGTGAGAAGCAGCTGAGCATTCTGTACCAGAAACAAGGGCGGGCTACCCAGTTTGCGAGCAAAGCTGCTCGCGATAAGTGGTTGCAAAAGGAAATTGATGATCTTGAACGTGTACTTTCATCAAACATGAAGCAG GAAGCGTTACTTCAGGATGAAATTCAGAAGCTCAAAGATGAGGAACATAAGCTGGAAAAGTATATAGAGGATCGAAGAGGTAAAGCAACAGAGATAGAATCATTCATAACAAAAGGCCAAGAAGAGTATAGTAGTTTGAGGAGACAGAGGGATGAACTGCAAGACATCAGGAA GTCTTTATGGAAGGAAGAAACAGAACTTTCAGCTGACATTGACAGGCTAAAATCAGATCTTTTAAAAGCCCAGAAGAGCCTTGACCATGCCACTCCAGGC GACACAAGAAGAGGGCTGAATTCTGTCAATAGGATCATCAAGGATCATAATATTAAAGGTGTATTTGGTCCAGTATTGGAGTTGGTTGAGTGTGAGGAGAAGTTTTTTACTGCTGTTGAAGTCACTGCTGGAAATAG CTTGTTCCATGTGGTTGTTGAAACAGACGATATATCAACTAAGATAATAAGATATCTAACGGCAGAGAAAGGTGGAAGGGTGACATTTATACCACTTAACAGGGTAAAAGGTCCGGAGATGAACTATCCACAAAGTCCTGATGTTGTGCCTTTGCTAAAGAAGCTGAAATATCGTTCTGATTATGCTCCTGCTTTTATGCAG GTATTTGGCAGGACGGTGATATGTCGTGACTTGGATGTGGCAACCAAAGTTGCCCGAAATAACAGTCTTGACTGCATCACGTTGGAAG GTGATCAAGTAAGCAGGAAAGGTGGTATGACAGGCGGATTCTACGATTTTAGACGTTCAAAACTGAAGTTTGTGAAGATAGTCAGGGAAAATAAGACTTCTATCCACAAAAAGACAGTGGAATTAGAGGAAATTGGGAAGAAACTCAAAG AGATAGACCAGGAAATAACAAAACTAGTTACCAGACAACAGCAGATGGATGCAGACCGTGACCATGAAAAGTCAGAATTGGAACAACTTAAAACTGACATTGCCGGTGCATTTAAGCAGAGGCAATCAATTACAAAATCTCTGGAGAAAAAG GGAAAGTTACTTGCAAATGTCCGTAACCAGATTGATCAAATCCGATCTGGTATCGCATTGAAACAAGCAGAAATGGGAACAGAGCTTATTGATCAGTTAACACCTGAAGAAAGAAATCTTCTTTCAAGATTAAATCCTGAAATTACAGAATTGAAAGAGATGCTTCTGTCTTGTAAAACTAATCGAATTGAG ATTGAGACGAGGAAGGAGGAACTAGAAACCAATCTTTCAACTAACCTTGTGAGGCGACAGCAAGAGCTGGAAGCAATTATCTTATCAGCTGATTCTAAGACCGTAATAGTTGAAGCTGAATCAAAAAGGCAGGAGGTTAAGAATTCTAAATCTACTGTTGATGAGCTGACCCAACAGCTCAAAG CTGGTGTTGAAGCAATAAATAGTCTAACCAAAAAGACAGATgcaataaaaaaacaaaaggaagagCTAAAG TCACTTGAAGCAAAACTTGAGCGAATACTTCAAGATGGAGCAAGAGACTTAGATCAGTTGATGAACAGTAGGAGTATGCATATCACTAAGCAAGAGGAGTGCATGAAGAAAATCAGGGATTTGGGCTCGTTGCCTTCAGATGCTTTTGAAAC GTATAAGAGGAAAAGCAAAAAGCAATTACAGAAGTTGCTCTATGAGTGCAATGAACAGCTAAAGCAATTTAGTCATGTTAACAAGAAGGCTCTTGACCAATACGTGAATTTCACTGAGCAACGTGAACAACTACAGAGAAGACGAGCTGAACTTGATGCAGGCGATCAA AAAATTAGGgaacttatttcagttttaGATCAACGGAAGGATGAATCAATTGAACGAACATTCAAGGGAGTAGCAAGGCATTTTCGAGAAGTGTTTGCTGAGCTCGTGCAAGGTGGCCATGGCTACTTGGTTATGATGAAGAAAAAG GATGGCGAAGCTGGTGATGATGATCGTGATGAGGATGGACCTCGTGAACCAGATCCTGAAGGAAGAGTTGAAAAATACATTGGAGTTAAAGTGAAG GTCTCCTTTACTGGGCAAGGAGAAACCCAATCCATGAAACAATTGTCCGGAGGTCAGAAAACTGTAGTTGCATTGACACTGATCTTCGCCATCCAGCGATGTGACCCTGCCCCATTCTATCTGTTTGATGAGATTGATGCAGCGTTAGATCCTCAATACAGAACAGCTGTCGGAA ATATGATTCGCAGGCTAGCTGACATGGCCAATACACAGTTCATCACTACCACGTTCCGGCCGGAGCTCGTTAAAGTCGCAGATAAGATATATGGCGTGACGCACAAAAACAGGGTGAGCCATGTGAATGTGGTTTCGAAGGAGGAGGCTCTTGACTTCATCGAGCATGAACAGACGAACAACAACTAA